The following coding sequences lie in one Candidatus Neptunochlamydia sp. REUL1 genomic window:
- a CDS encoding SMI1/KNR4 family protein — MFREEHGHMQDQIVKYFENEEVVYLSESPDLTWEQVHKKFPRLTKGWHELCHLSPTVRLEFLRDYWVNALPYSPQLYAFVDRFFAKVDEIGMVAAKGGIFLTYSMKESKTFFLGGPPLLDKEIEGAIRRLDFSFPEDFRQFFRIHNCFFKGGDTGIFSIGVLLEEAERFISLEQPLKMGNQTISSASLLPFYRSFGLDVYQCFYQDWYPDGGVGNVLCSLGEGTISDYCTKDKERESLAFPSFIEWLMFYMEDVDVQ; from the coding sequence TTGTTTAGAGAAGAGCATGGGCATATGCAAGATCAGATCGTTAAGTACTTTGAAAATGAAGAGGTGGTTTATTTAAGTGAGTCGCCTGATCTTACATGGGAACAGGTTCACAAAAAGTTTCCTCGATTGACTAAGGGGTGGCATGAGCTTTGTCATCTTTCTCCAACTGTTCGATTGGAGTTTCTTAGAGATTATTGGGTGAACGCCCTTCCGTATTCCCCACAACTTTACGCATTTGTTGACCGGTTTTTTGCGAAGGTCGATGAGATTGGAATGGTGGCAGCGAAGGGGGGAATCTTTCTAACCTACAGCATGAAAGAGAGTAAAACTTTCTTTTTAGGTGGGCCTCCTCTCCTAGATAAGGAAATTGAAGGAGCTATACGTAGGCTCGATTTTTCTTTCCCTGAAGATTTTCGCCAGTTTTTTCGCATTCACAACTGTTTTTTTAAGGGGGGAGATACGGGAATTTTTTCTATAGGGGTTCTTTTAGAAGAGGCTGAGAGGTTTATATCTTTAGAGCAGCCTTTAAAGATGGGGAACCAAACGATCTCAAGCGCGTCTCTTCTTCCCTTTTATCGCTCTTTCGGGTTAGATGTGTATCAATGCTTTTATCAGGATTGGTATCCCGATGGGGGGGTAGGGAATGTTCTCTGCTCCTTAGGAGAAGGGACAATCTCTGATTATTGCACAAAAGACAAGGAACGAGAGTCTTTGGCTTTTCCTTCCTTTATTGAATGGCTGATGTTTTATATGGAGGACGTTGACGTCCAATGA
- a CDS encoding methyltransferase domain-containing protein, which yields MNNNIYNFWKAASPSPDGMTLVSNTETFDQQEREEIIGFLPSFENQDVLELASGIGRFTGKLAEKATHVTSVDFAAHLLEKNQETHKQFSNITFELSNVMDLSFQEETFDLIFINWLFMYLSDEEVPLLLERMHKWLKKGGTLLFRESTHFIGRYIFGKYESTYRYIDEYTNLAKKQFRVVNHDIVMTYFLHKKLTNQHYWRCQKD from the coding sequence ATGAACAATAATATCTATAACTTCTGGAAGGCAGCCTCCCCTTCTCCCGACGGAATGACTCTTGTCAGCAATACCGAAACCTTTGATCAACAAGAGCGAGAGGAAATCATCGGCTTCCTTCCAAGCTTTGAGAACCAAGACGTTCTTGAGCTCGCTTCAGGGATAGGACGATTCACCGGAAAACTTGCTGAAAAAGCAACTCACGTCACCTCCGTGGATTTCGCAGCTCACCTCCTCGAAAAAAACCAAGAAACTCACAAACAGTTTTCTAACATCACCTTCGAGCTTTCGAACGTGATGGATCTTTCTTTCCAAGAAGAAACCTTCGATTTAATTTTCATCAATTGGCTATTCATGTACCTCTCCGACGAAGAAGTTCCTCTCCTTCTGGAGCGGATGCACAAATGGCTCAAAAAAGGGGGAACCCTCCTGTTCAGAGAATCGACACACTTTATTGGAAGATATATTTTTGGAAAATATGAATCGACCTACAGATATATCGATGAATACACCAACCTTGCAAAAAAACAATTCCGCGTTGTGAATCATGATATCGTGATGACCTATTTTCTCCACAAAAAATTGACAAACCAGCACTACTGGCGATGCCAAAAAGACTAG
- a CDS encoding NAD(P)/FAD-dependent oxidoreductase → MIYTRVVVVGGGFGGLNCVKTLSRANFDVLLIDKKNHHLFQPLLYQVATAALSPADIATPLREVVAAQSNTTVLMGTVDKIDKEKRELILVNGDHIPYDYLVIATGARHSYFGNDQWEPLAPGLKTVTDALKIREQVLISFEKAERMDSIHEAEKYLNFVVIGGGPTGVEMAGSIAEIAHKTMFRNFRRINPEKSKIYLVEGALRVLPPFPEKLSERARKDLEKMGVRVLTEKLVTNITKEGVQVGEDFIEARNIIWAAGNVASPVLKTLDVPLDRQGRAVVENDLSVPGNPEIFVIGDAACTMGKDGKPLPAVAPTAIQQGRYVGKIIRRQVAKEKRRPFKYFDKGGLATIGKNRAVGFYKGIHLTGLFAWLAWGFIHIFYLVSYRSQFAVMLDWVFHYITGLRGARLIHKTIDDEMEPPKNK, encoded by the coding sequence ATGATCTATACGCGCGTTGTAGTTGTTGGTGGGGGATTTGGTGGACTAAACTGTGTTAAGACGCTCAGTAGAGCGAACTTTGATGTTCTACTCATCGACAAGAAAAATCACCACTTATTCCAACCACTCCTTTATCAAGTCGCAACAGCCGCGCTCTCCCCTGCAGATATTGCAACACCACTAAGAGAAGTTGTAGCAGCTCAAAGCAATACCACTGTACTAATGGGAACCGTTGATAAAATCGATAAAGAAAAAAGAGAGCTCATCCTTGTCAATGGAGACCACATTCCTTATGACTACCTCGTGATAGCGACAGGAGCTCGCCATTCTTACTTTGGAAATGATCAGTGGGAACCCTTAGCTCCTGGGCTTAAAACCGTTACCGATGCCCTCAAAATTCGTGAACAAGTTCTTATTTCCTTTGAAAAGGCAGAACGGATGGATAGCATCCACGAAGCGGAGAAGTATCTCAACTTCGTTGTCATTGGAGGAGGTCCTACAGGAGTAGAAATGGCAGGATCCATTGCAGAAATCGCTCATAAGACAATGTTTAGGAACTTTCGTCGCATCAATCCCGAAAAATCAAAAATTTATCTCGTTGAAGGGGCGCTGCGCGTTCTCCCGCCTTTCCCGGAGAAACTTTCGGAAAGAGCCCGTAAAGATCTAGAAAAGATGGGGGTGCGGGTCCTTACGGAAAAACTTGTCACAAACATCACCAAAGAAGGTGTCCAGGTAGGCGAAGACTTTATCGAGGCCCGCAACATCATTTGGGCTGCTGGGAATGTTGCCTCTCCTGTTCTAAAAACACTCGATGTCCCCTTGGATCGCCAGGGGCGCGCAGTTGTCGAAAACGACCTTTCCGTTCCAGGAAACCCTGAAATTTTTGTGATTGGTGATGCGGCTTGTACCATGGGAAAGGATGGCAAACCCCTCCCTGCAGTCGCACCAACTGCCATTCAGCAAGGACGGTATGTGGGGAAAATTATCCGACGTCAAGTCGCCAAGGAAAAAAGACGCCCCTTTAAGTATTTTGATAAAGGAGGCCTCGCCACCATCGGAAAAAATAGAGCCGTTGGATTTTACAAAGGGATCCACTTAACAGGTCTCTTTGCCTGGCTAGCTTGGGGATTCATTCATATTTTCTACTTAGTAAGTTATCGCAGTCAATTTGCTGTTATGCTAGACTGGGTATTTCATTACATCACAGGACTTCGCGGAGCACGGTTGATTCATAAAACGATCGACGATGAAATGGAGCCACCAAAAAATAAATGA